A part of Mycolicibacterium sp. TUM20985 genomic DNA contains:
- a CDS encoding adenylate/guanylate cyclase domain-containing protein, whose amino-acid sequence MDVESFAERSGEDSGGPLSWLRNTNRSPGVVDFVKRARRVLPGDPDFGDPLSVAGVGGPRAAARAADRILDHYAASREVSLAGLQVWQALTERVSGRPANHEVTLVFTDLVGFSDWSLRAGDDAALKMLRRVTQVAEPPLLKAGGRIVKRMGDGAMVVFPEPSNAVAAVLDALEAVKTVEVGGYTPVMRAGIHTGRPQRIGSDWLGVDVNVAARVMDRATRGGLIVSNTTLAGISEEDFEALAISVKRVRKQLFSPKVAGVPDDLTMYWVKTRRELPGGDAVAGQASEA is encoded by the coding sequence GTGGATGTCGAATCGTTCGCCGAACGGTCCGGCGAGGATTCCGGTGGCCCGCTGTCGTGGTTGCGGAACACCAACCGCAGTCCCGGTGTCGTCGACTTCGTCAAACGCGCCCGTCGGGTGCTGCCCGGTGATCCGGACTTCGGAGATCCGCTGTCCGTGGCGGGAGTCGGAGGTCCGCGAGCCGCCGCGCGTGCCGCCGACCGCATCCTGGACCATTACGCCGCATCGCGTGAGGTGAGCCTGGCGGGCCTGCAGGTATGGCAGGCGCTGACCGAACGGGTCTCGGGCCGGCCGGCGAACCACGAGGTCACGCTGGTATTCACCGACCTGGTCGGGTTCTCGGACTGGTCGCTCCGCGCCGGGGACGACGCGGCTCTGAAGATGCTGCGACGGGTCACTCAGGTCGCGGAGCCACCACTGCTGAAGGCCGGCGGGCGGATCGTCAAGCGGATGGGGGACGGGGCGATGGTCGTGTTCCCCGAACCCTCGAATGCAGTGGCAGCGGTGCTCGACGCCCTCGAAGCCGTGAAAACCGTTGAGGTGGGCGGATATACGCCCGTGATGCGGGCCGGTATCCACACCGGACGCCCGCAGCGGATCGGCTCCGATTGGCTCGGCGTCGACGTCAACGTGGCCGCCCGCGTCATGGACCGCGCTACCAGGGGCGGGCTGATCGTGTCCAACACCACCCTGGCGGGGATCTCCGAGGAGGACTTCGAGGCGTTGGCCATCAGCGTCAAACGCGTACGCAAGCAACTCTTCTCGCCGAAGGTGGCGGGTGTGCCCGACGATCTCACCATGTACTGGGTGAAGACTCGCAGGGAGTTGCCAGGCGGGGATGCCGTCGCCGGGCAGGCGTCGGAGGCATAG
- a CDS encoding oxygenase MpaB family protein produces the protein MTTESTTTDDPLGPDSLTWKYFGDLRTGMLGIWIGAVQNMYPALGAGVDDHSILLREPLQRVARSVYPIMGVVYDGDRAAGTGAQIRGYHETIKGTDDSGRRYHALDPATFYWAHATFFMLIIKTAEYFCGGLTEAEKCQLFDEHVQWYRMYGMSMRPVPASWPDFQRYWDTTCRDELEMNRAALEILSIRIPKPWFIAMPTPVWDQLFKPMVAGQRWIAAGLFDPAVREKAGMRWTPGDEVALRLFGKLVQMAFVVVPDEIRLHPRALAAYRRASGRSPADAPLVEAPSFTGPPRDRRGLPVHYVPGGKSLFERAGSLVHTTFSLAGLRPARGRQKPGKAA, from the coding sequence ATGACCACCGAATCGACGACGACCGACGATCCACTCGGCCCCGACTCCCTCACGTGGAAGTACTTCGGGGACCTACGCACGGGCATGTTGGGCATCTGGATCGGCGCCGTCCAGAACATGTATCCCGCGCTCGGTGCTGGAGTAGATGACCATTCGATCCTGTTGCGGGAGCCGTTGCAGCGGGTCGCGAGGTCCGTCTACCCGATCATGGGGGTGGTCTACGACGGCGACCGCGCGGCCGGCACCGGAGCCCAGATCCGGGGATATCACGAGACGATCAAGGGCACCGATGACTCGGGCCGCCGCTACCACGCGCTAGACCCGGCAACCTTCTACTGGGCGCATGCGACGTTCTTCATGCTCATCATCAAGACGGCCGAATACTTCTGCGGCGGATTGACCGAGGCCGAGAAGTGTCAGCTGTTCGACGAACACGTCCAGTGGTACCGGATGTACGGGATGAGCATGCGACCGGTGCCGGCCAGCTGGCCCGACTTTCAGCGCTATTGGGACACCACGTGTCGCGACGAGCTCGAGATGAACCGAGCGGCGCTGGAGATCCTGTCGATCCGCATCCCCAAGCCGTGGTTCATCGCGATGCCGACTCCGGTGTGGGATCAGCTGTTCAAACCGATGGTTGCGGGCCAGCGCTGGATCGCCGCGGGCCTGTTCGACCCCGCAGTCCGCGAGAAGGCAGGCATGCGGTGGACGCCCGGCGACGAGGTGGCGCTTCGACTCTTCGGCAAGCTGGTGCAGATGGCGTTCGTGGTCGTGCCCGACGAGATTCGGCTCCATCCAAGGGCATTGGCGGCCTATCGGCGGGCGTCGGGCCGCTCCCCCGCCGACGCCCCGCTGGTCGAGGCGCCCAGCTTCACGGGTCCCCCACGCGATCGACGTGGATTGCCGGTCCACTATGTGCCTGGTGGCAAGTCGTTGTTCGAACGCGCCGGATCTCTGGTGCACACCACGTTCTCGCTCGCCGGCCTGCGCCCCGCCCGCGGTCGGCAGAAACCCGGAAAGGCAGCCTGA
- a CDS encoding rhomboid-like protein, producing MPVLPAMLSGVARVRVTMAYALALSAVAIALPRLGPGMQDQVIRHASTNLHNLSHGRVGTLFGSAFVVDAGPILYWLPGLVCLLALGELLWCSGRLVVVFVAGHVGATLLVAVGLTAAVSRGWLPTSVAHATDVGMSYGATAVLGALTPAIPSRWRPAWIGWWLAVALAVVGVDRDFTAVGHLLALVVGMVVATRFGSPRGWTWNLFALLAIGAPFGFLVLASEGTLVLAAVCGLAGAILGMAVAQAQLNWSADASIQSERHASGGSSSSSPGISQS from the coding sequence ATGCCGGTGCTGCCTGCAATGTTGTCCGGGGTTGCCCGGGTCCGGGTGACGATGGCCTATGCCCTCGCGCTGAGCGCCGTGGCGATCGCGTTGCCGAGGCTCGGCCCCGGGATGCAGGACCAGGTCATCCGGCACGCAAGTACCAATCTGCACAACCTGAGCCACGGCCGTGTCGGCACCCTGTTCGGAAGTGCCTTCGTCGTCGACGCAGGACCGATCCTCTACTGGCTGCCGGGCCTGGTGTGTCTCCTCGCCCTCGGTGAACTCCTCTGGTGCAGTGGCCGACTGGTGGTGGTGTTCGTTGCGGGCCACGTGGGGGCGACGCTGCTGGTGGCGGTCGGGCTCACCGCGGCCGTCAGCCGCGGGTGGCTGCCGACGAGCGTTGCACACGCCACCGATGTGGGAATGAGCTATGGCGCGACGGCCGTCCTCGGTGCGCTCACCCCGGCGATCCCCAGTCGGTGGCGTCCGGCGTGGATCGGGTGGTGGCTGGCCGTCGCCCTGGCCGTGGTCGGCGTCGATCGGGACTTCACCGCCGTCGGGCACCTGCTAGCCCTGGTCGTGGGCATGGTGGTGGCGACGCGGTTCGGCTCGCCGCGGGGGTGGACGTGGAACCTGTTCGCACTGCTGGCGATTGGTGCGCCGTTCGGTTTCCTCGTGCTCGCGAGCGAGGGGACGCTGGTGCTGGCGGCGGTCTGCGGTCTCGCCGGCGCGATCCTCGGCATGGCCGTCGCGCAGGCTCAGCTGAATTGGTCGGCGGACGCCTCTATCCAGTCCGAACGCCACGCGTCGGGTGGATCCTCGAGTAGCTCACCCGGCATCAGCCAGTCGTAG
- the pheT gene encoding phenylalanine--tRNA ligase subunit beta yields MRVPYSWLRDVVRAGSPDWDVSPTELERALISVGHEVEEIVPVGPVSGPLTIGRVTEIEDLTEFKKPIRACKVDVGEAEPRDIVCGATNFAVDDLVVVALPGTVLPTAEPTGGITIAKRKTYGRTSDGMICSASELRLGSDHAGILVLPPGTANPGDSAFDVLGLDDVVFHLAITPDRGYCLSIRGMARELACAYDLEFVDPADVEPLPVTGDAWPLRVQSGTGVQRFGLRPVTGIDPTAVSPWWMQRRLLLSGIRAISPAVDVTNYVMLEIGHPMHAHDRSLITGGFDVRFAEPGETVVTLDDVTRTLDPGDVLIADDVATAAIGGVMGAGTTEVRGSTTDVLLEAAVWDPAAVSRTQRRLRLVSEAGRRYERTVDPAISVAALDRCATLLADIAGGTAEPTLTDWRGDPPRDDWSPAAVRMPEDLPDRLAGVEYPAGATVRRLTQIGGRVTTEDGIVTVVPPSWRPDLKQPADLVEEVLRLEGLERIPSVLPTAPAGRGMSPGQRRRRAVGKSLALHGFVEVLPTPFLPAGIFDAWGLPDDDPRRNTMQVLNPLEADRPQLASTLVPGLLEALVRNVSRGAPDDALYGIEQVVLRTPHTAPLDPLPVDRRPSEAEIASIDAALPRQPLYVAAVLTGLREPAGPWGPGRPVDAMDAFEAVRVVGRACHVEFEFRAAQHLPWHPGRCAQISLNDKVVGYAGQLHPAVIERMSLPKGVCAVELDLSAVPVVEPLPAPAVSPFPAVFQDVSLIVADDVAAQSVVDAVRAGAGELLEDVRIFDVYTGPQVGAGNKSLALALRFRAPDRTLTEDQASAARDAAVEAAAARVGATQRR; encoded by the coding sequence ATGCGCGTTCCCTACAGCTGGCTGCGCGACGTCGTGCGGGCCGGCTCACCCGACTGGGACGTCTCGCCCACCGAACTCGAACGCGCGCTCATCAGCGTCGGTCACGAGGTGGAGGAGATCGTTCCGGTGGGCCCGGTGTCGGGGCCGCTGACGATCGGCCGGGTGACCGAGATCGAAGACCTCACCGAGTTCAAGAAACCCATCCGGGCGTGCAAGGTCGACGTCGGCGAGGCGGAGCCGCGTGACATCGTTTGCGGCGCAACCAACTTCGCGGTCGACGATCTGGTGGTCGTGGCCCTGCCCGGCACTGTGTTGCCAACCGCCGAGCCGACCGGCGGTATCACCATCGCCAAGCGCAAGACCTACGGTCGTACCTCCGACGGGATGATCTGCTCGGCCTCCGAACTGCGCCTCGGCAGCGACCACGCCGGCATCCTGGTACTGCCCCCGGGTACTGCCAACCCCGGTGACTCGGCATTCGACGTGCTCGGCCTCGACGACGTCGTCTTCCACCTGGCCATCACCCCCGACCGCGGGTACTGCCTCTCGATCCGCGGAATGGCGCGCGAACTCGCCTGCGCCTATGACCTCGAGTTCGTCGACCCGGCCGACGTCGAGCCCTTGCCCGTCACGGGTGACGCGTGGCCGCTGAGGGTCCAATCCGGCACCGGCGTCCAACGTTTCGGGCTGCGACCGGTCACCGGTATCGACCCAACCGCCGTGTCTCCATGGTGGATGCAGCGCCGGCTCCTGCTGAGCGGGATCCGGGCGATCTCACCGGCCGTCGACGTGACCAACTACGTCATGCTCGAGATCGGTCACCCCATGCACGCGCACGACCGCAGTCTCATCACGGGCGGCTTCGACGTGCGATTCGCCGAACCGGGGGAGACCGTCGTCACCCTCGACGACGTCACGCGCACGCTCGATCCCGGTGACGTGCTGATCGCCGACGACGTGGCGACTGCCGCCATCGGCGGCGTCATGGGCGCCGGAACGACCGAGGTACGCGGCAGCACCACCGACGTGCTGCTCGAGGCGGCCGTGTGGGATCCGGCGGCGGTGTCGCGCACCCAGCGGCGACTGCGGCTGGTCAGTGAAGCTGGCCGGCGCTACGAGCGCACCGTGGACCCCGCCATCTCCGTGGCCGCCCTGGACCGTTGCGCCACCCTGTTGGCCGACATCGCCGGGGGGACGGCCGAACCGACGCTGACCGACTGGCGCGGCGACCCACCCCGCGACGACTGGTCTCCCGCGGCGGTCCGCATGCCGGAGGATCTCCCGGACCGGCTGGCCGGCGTCGAGTATCCCGCCGGCGCCACCGTGCGACGGCTGACCCAGATCGGGGGGCGGGTGACGACCGAGGACGGCATCGTCACCGTCGTTCCGCCGAGTTGGCGCCCCGACCTCAAGCAGCCCGCAGACCTCGTCGAGGAAGTGCTGCGGCTCGAGGGTCTGGAGAGGATCCCCTCGGTGTTGCCGACGGCACCGGCGGGACGCGGGATGAGCCCCGGCCAGCGGCGTCGGCGTGCAGTCGGAAAGTCGTTGGCACTGCACGGTTTCGTGGAGGTACTGCCGACGCCGTTCCTACCCGCCGGCATCTTCGACGCCTGGGGACTGCCCGACGACGATCCGCGGCGCAACACCATGCAGGTGCTCAACCCACTGGAGGCAGACCGGCCCCAACTGGCGTCGACGCTCGTGCCGGGACTGCTCGAGGCGTTGGTGCGCAACGTGTCGCGCGGCGCGCCCGATGACGCGTTGTACGGCATCGAGCAGGTGGTGCTCAGGACACCGCACACGGCGCCACTCGATCCGCTGCCGGTCGACCGCCGCCCCTCCGAAGCCGAGATCGCCAGCATCGATGCGGCACTGCCCAGACAGCCGTTGTACGTCGCCGCCGTGCTGACCGGCCTGCGGGAGCCCGCTGGTCCGTGGGGACCCGGCCGTCCCGTCGACGCGATGGATGCGTTCGAGGCGGTGCGCGTCGTCGGACGGGCCTGCCACGTCGAGTTCGAGTTCCGAGCCGCGCAGCACTTGCCCTGGCATCCCGGTCGCTGTGCGCAGATCTCGTTGAACGACAAGGTGGTTGGCTACGCCGGCCAGCTGCACCCTGCGGTGATCGAACGCATGAGCCTCCCGAAGGGGGTCTGCGCCGTCGAACTCGATCTGAGTGCCGTCCCGGTCGTCGAGCCGTTGCCCGCCCCCGCGGTGTCACCGTTCCCCGCGGTGTTCCAGGACGTCAGCCTGATCGTCGCCGACGACGTGGCGGCCCAATCCGTCGTGGACGCGGTGCGCGCCGGGGCCGGCGAGCTGCTCGAGGACGTCCGGATCTTCGACGTGTACACGGGCCCGCAGGTCGGCGCGGGCAACAAGTCGCTGGCGTTGGCGCTGCGGTTCCGGGCGCCGGACCGGACGCTGACCGAGGACCAGGCCAGCGCGGCACGCGACGCGGCGGTCGAGGCCGCGGCCGCGCGCGTTGGCGCGACGCAACGGCGCTGA
- a CDS encoding FMN-binding glutamate synthase family protein encodes MRSVIVAGVWFVAVLTALAATFVSWWWALPALVLFGLAALGTWDVVQTRHTILRVYPILGHVRFLMELLRPEIRQYFIESNTEATPFDRETRDLVYERAKDTKGDEPFGTESDVGAIGYEFLRHSIRARFAENLDPRVRVGGDDCLQPYDMAMLNVSAMSFGALSANAIEALNTGAAQGGFAHDTGEGGISPYHLRGGGDLIWEIGSGYFGCRDADGHFDPVAFAEKSTLPAVKAISIKLSQGAKPGLGGVLPGAKVSAEIAATRGVPIGRTVISPPSHSAFTTPTEFTTFIATLRRLSGGKPVGFKLCVGARTEFLSICKAIVATGIAPDFVIVDGGEGGTGAAPQEFEDHVGMPLTEGLMLVHNSLVGTGLRDRIRLGASGKVASGVDIVSRVCQGADFLMSARAMMFAVGCIQALKCNTNRCPTGVATQDPSRARALDVPDKATRVFNYQRATVASAAQIVASMGLDGFHELSPAMLNRRVEGQRTRTYAEIYDWLMPGELLEDPPDAWRSDWIEASADQFS; translated from the coding sequence ATGCGATCCGTGATCGTGGCCGGTGTCTGGTTCGTCGCCGTGCTCACCGCGCTGGCGGCCACCTTCGTGTCCTGGTGGTGGGCGCTGCCGGCGCTCGTCCTGTTCGGGCTGGCGGCCCTGGGCACCTGGGACGTCGTGCAGACCAGGCACACGATTCTGCGGGTGTATCCGATCCTGGGCCACGTCCGCTTCTTGATGGAGCTGCTGCGCCCGGAGATCAGGCAGTACTTCATCGAGTCGAACACCGAGGCCACTCCCTTCGACCGGGAGACGCGCGACCTCGTCTACGAACGGGCCAAGGACACCAAGGGTGACGAGCCGTTCGGCACAGAGAGCGACGTCGGCGCGATCGGCTACGAATTCCTCCGGCACTCCATCCGGGCTCGCTTCGCGGAGAACCTCGACCCGAGGGTGCGCGTGGGCGGGGACGACTGCCTGCAGCCCTACGACATGGCGATGCTCAACGTCTCGGCGATGAGCTTCGGCGCCCTGTCGGCGAACGCCATCGAGGCCTTGAATACCGGCGCGGCCCAAGGCGGGTTCGCACACGACACCGGCGAGGGTGGCATCAGCCCGTACCACCTGCGGGGCGGAGGCGACCTGATCTGGGAGATCGGCTCGGGTTACTTCGGCTGCCGCGACGCCGACGGGCACTTCGACCCGGTGGCGTTCGCCGAGAAGTCGACGCTGCCCGCGGTCAAGGCGATCTCCATCAAGCTGTCGCAGGGGGCCAAGCCCGGGCTCGGCGGCGTGCTCCCCGGCGCCAAGGTGAGCGCCGAGATCGCCGCCACCCGCGGTGTGCCGATCGGCCGGACGGTCATCTCGCCGCCGTCGCACAGTGCCTTCACCACTCCCACGGAGTTCACCACCTTCATCGCGACGTTGCGACGCCTGTCGGGTGGCAAGCCGGTCGGGTTCAAGCTCTGCGTCGGCGCCCGCACGGAGTTCCTGTCCATCTGCAAGGCGATAGTCGCGACCGGGATCGCACCGGACTTCGTCATCGTCGACGGCGGCGAGGGGGGTACCGGAGCGGCTCCCCAGGAATTCGAGGACCACGTCGGGATGCCGTTGACCGAGGGTCTGATGCTGGTCCACAACAGCCTGGTGGGCACCGGGCTGCGCGACCGGATTCGCCTCGGCGCGTCGGGCAAGGTGGCCAGCGGCGTCGACATCGTCAGCCGTGTGTGCCAGGGCGCGGACTTCCTGATGTCGGCCCGCGCGATGATGTTCGCCGTCGGCTGCATCCAAGCGCTGAAGTGCAACACCAACCGCTGCCCCACCGGCGTCGCCACCCAGGACCCCTCCCGCGCCCGTGCACTCGACGTCCCGGACAAGGCGACGCGGGTGTTCAACTATCAACGCGCGACGGTCGCCAGCGCCGCGCAGATCGTCGCGTCCATGGGTCTCGACGGTTTCCACGAGCTGTCGCCGGCGATGCTGAACCGGCGCGTCGAGGGCCAGCGCACCCGGACCTACGCCGAGATCTACGACTGGCTGATGCCGGGTGAGCTACTCGAGGATCCACCCGACGCGTGGCGTTCGGACTGGATAGAGGCGTCCGCCGACCAATTCAGCTGA
- a CDS encoding GMC family oxidoreductase, producing MTRYDYVIAGAGSAGCVLANRLSADPRTTVLLIEAGGADRHPMFHVPKGSGTLMENEKYAWRYRTTPFGPNQRSEFWTRGKVLGGSSSINGMVYNRGHRADYDELERLGNKGWGWEDVLPIFKDFEDHEFGPSPTRGVGGPLHVSVGRGGPDRMCAEIITAGARAGLTEMEDVNESDGPRIGYAPATIRNGRRVSAADAFLKPARRRDNLDVLTGATVRRLILENDRAVGVEVSMADGSTAEFRVSREIVCALGSMGSPQLLQSSGIGPRDVLEDAGVPVRVDRENVGRRVREHRCFVLRFRLNADLGYNRRLSSRRGQASAAARYVATRKGMLATPTFEVLAFLKSRADADRVDGQLLLGPFTIPAYQTGAPISIEREPGLSCLGFALRPTSEGSVTITSADPDAPLRIDPNYLTSAYDRTTTANVIRRTRELFAQSPIADRIDHEMFPGVDVQSDDDLVDSALDGGYTGYHAVGSCAMGPSDGDVVDDRLRVRGVHGLRVVDCSAMPIMMAGNLNGPVMAMAGRAAQMIIEDR from the coding sequence ATGACCCGGTACGACTATGTCATCGCGGGTGCCGGTTCAGCGGGATGCGTCCTGGCCAACCGCTTGTCCGCCGATCCCCGCACGACGGTGCTGCTGATCGAGGCGGGTGGCGCCGATCGGCACCCGATGTTCCACGTGCCCAAGGGCTCGGGAACGCTCATGGAGAACGAGAAGTACGCATGGCGCTACCGCACTACGCCCTTCGGCCCCAACCAACGGTCGGAGTTCTGGACGCGCGGCAAGGTGCTCGGCGGGTCCAGCTCCATCAACGGCATGGTCTACAACCGGGGCCATCGAGCCGACTACGACGAGCTCGAGCGCCTCGGCAACAAGGGCTGGGGTTGGGAAGACGTCCTGCCGATCTTCAAGGACTTCGAGGACCACGAGTTCGGGCCGTCGCCGACCCGCGGTGTTGGAGGACCGTTGCACGTTTCGGTGGGACGTGGTGGCCCGGACCGGATGTGCGCCGAGATCATCACCGCGGGTGCGCGGGCGGGGCTTACCGAAATGGAAGACGTCAACGAATCCGATGGTCCCCGGATCGGGTATGCACCGGCGACGATCAGGAACGGGAGGCGCGTTAGCGCCGCCGACGCCTTTCTGAAACCCGCCCGGCGGCGCGACAATCTGGACGTCCTCACCGGCGCCACGGTCCGTCGGTTGATCCTGGAGAACGATCGTGCCGTCGGCGTGGAGGTGAGCATGGCCGACGGCTCCACCGCCGAGTTCCGGGTCAGCCGTGAGATCGTCTGCGCTCTGGGCAGTATGGGTAGCCCACAGCTGCTGCAGTCGTCCGGCATCGGACCCCGCGACGTCCTCGAAGACGCCGGCGTCCCCGTTCGCGTCGATCGTGAGAACGTGGGACGGCGGGTGCGGGAGCACCGCTGCTTCGTCCTCCGATTCCGGCTGAACGCAGACCTCGGCTACAACCGCCGGTTGTCCTCCAGACGTGGCCAGGCGTCGGCTGCGGCGCGTTACGTGGCGACCAGGAAGGGAATGTTGGCGACCCCGACCTTCGAGGTCTTGGCCTTTCTAAAGAGCCGGGCAGACGCCGACCGCGTCGACGGGCAATTGTTGCTGGGGCCCTTCACGATTCCCGCGTATCAGACGGGCGCACCGATTTCGATCGAACGCGAACCGGGACTGTCGTGCCTCGGATTCGCGTTACGGCCCACGTCGGAGGGCAGCGTGACGATCACGTCGGCCGATCCCGATGCGCCGCTGCGCATCGACCCGAATTACCTCACCAGCGCCTATGACCGCACCACCACGGCCAACGTCATTCGCCGAACCCGGGAGTTGTTCGCGCAGTCGCCCATCGCCGACCGGATCGACCACGAGATGTTCCCTGGCGTGGACGTACAGAGCGACGATGACTTGGTCGACTCCGCGTTGGACGGCGGTTACACCGGTTATCACGCCGTCGGTAGTTGCGCGATGGGGCCGAGCGACGGCGACGTCGTCGATGACCGGCTACGGGTCAGGGGCGTGCACGGTCTACGTGTCGTGGACTGTTCGGCGATGCCGATCATGATGGCGGGCAACCTCAACGGACCGGTGATGGCCATGGCGGGTCGCGCCGCCCAGATGATCATCGAGGATCGCTGA
- a CDS encoding acyl-CoA dehydrogenase family protein produces the protein MLEWSEVDVAVRDAVREFVDKEIRPHVDALESGEMEPYPIVRKLFSAFGIDVMAKESLEKRLAKMREGTGSSGAAASGGMFGGGGDQTGMGFALISELCRVSMGVVTGMGVSLGLTVPTIASRGTLAQQERWLPGLVTYEKVGAWAITEPDSGSDAFGGMKTYVVRDGDDYVLNGQKTFITNGPDADVTVVYAKLDEGDAGVDKRDRKVLTFVLDKGMDGFVQSKPFRKMGIHSSRTGELFFHDVRLGRDRLLGETEDNEKGDGRDSARSNFSAERIGVAAMALGVIEECLRLSVDHAKSRTLWGQEIGQFQLIQLKLANMEVARMNVRNMLFRVIEAAQTGASISLPEASAMKWYCSQAATDVAMEAVQLFGGNGYMTEYRVEQLARDAKSLMIYAGSNEVQITHVARGLLSDPR, from the coding sequence ATGCTGGAATGGTCAGAGGTCGACGTCGCCGTGCGCGATGCGGTCCGTGAGTTCGTGGACAAGGAGATCCGGCCCCACGTCGACGCGCTGGAGAGCGGCGAGATGGAGCCCTACCCGATCGTCCGAAAACTGTTCTCGGCCTTCGGTATCGACGTCATGGCCAAGGAATCGCTGGAGAAGCGGCTGGCCAAGATGCGCGAGGGCACCGGCTCGTCCGGTGCGGCGGCCTCGGGCGGCATGTTCGGCGGCGGCGGTGACCAAACGGGAATGGGCTTCGCGCTGATCAGCGAACTGTGCCGGGTCAGCATGGGCGTGGTGACGGGGATGGGCGTCAGCCTGGGTCTGACCGTGCCGACGATCGCCTCCCGCGGCACACTCGCGCAGCAGGAGCGCTGGCTGCCCGGCCTCGTCACCTACGAGAAGGTCGGCGCGTGGGCGATCACCGAGCCGGATTCGGGCTCCGATGCGTTCGGCGGCATGAAGACCTATGTCGTACGCGACGGTGACGATTACGTCCTCAACGGGCAGAAGACGTTCATCACCAACGGCCCCGACGCCGACGTGACCGTCGTCTACGCCAAGCTGGACGAGGGCGATGCGGGGGTCGACAAGCGCGACCGCAAGGTCCTGACGTTCGTCCTCGACAAGGGCATGGACGGGTTCGTGCAGTCGAAGCCGTTCCGCAAGATGGGCATTCACAGCTCCCGAACCGGTGAACTGTTCTTCCACGATGTCCGGCTCGGCCGGGATCGACTCCTCGGCGAGACCGAGGACAACGAAAAGGGTGACGGTCGCGACAGCGCCCGCTCCAACTTCTCCGCCGAACGCATCGGTGTCGCCGCGATGGCGCTCGGGGTGATCGAGGAGTGCCTCAGGCTGAGCGTCGACCACGCCAAGTCGCGGACGCTGTGGGGCCAGGAGATCGGCCAGTTCCAGCTCATCCAACTCAAGCTGGCGAACATGGAAGTCGCCCGAATGAATGTGCGCAACATGCTATTCCGCGTCATCGAGGCGGCGCAGACCGGCGCCTCCATCTCGCTACCCGAGGCATCGGCGATGAAGTGGTATTGCTCGCAGGCCGCCACCGACGTCGCAATGGAGGCCGTTCAGCTGTTCGGTGGCAACGGCTACATGACCGAGTACCGCGTCGAGCAGCTGGCCCGTGACGCCAAGTCGCTGATGATCTACGCCGGAAGCAACGAAGTGCAGATCACCCACGTCGCGCGGGGTCTTCTCAGCGATCCTCGATGA
- the pheS gene encoding phenylalanine--tRNA ligase subunit alpha yields the protein MVDQPGSSELSQEALTTAVDAAREAFDQAGDLDALARAKTEHLGDKSPIALARQALGTLAKTERADAGRRVNEARTAAQSAFDARIEVLRAERDAAALVAERIDVTLPSTRGPIGARHPITILTDHVADVFIAMGWELAEGPEVESEQFNFDALNFPPDHPARSEQDTFQVAPEGSRQVLRTHTSPVQIRALLERELPVYIVSIGRTFRTDELDATHTPVFHQVEGLAVDRGLTMANLRGTLDAFARAEFGPQGRTRLRPHFFPFTEPSAEVDIWFENKKGGPGWVEWGGCGMVNPNVLRACGIDPEEYSGFAFGMGLERTLQFRNGIPDMRDMVEGDVRFSLPFGVGA from the coding sequence GTGGTAGATCAGCCGGGCTCGTCGGAATTGTCGCAGGAGGCATTGACCACCGCCGTGGACGCCGCCCGCGAGGCCTTCGACCAGGCGGGCGATCTGGACGCCTTGGCGCGCGCGAAGACCGAGCATCTCGGCGACAAGTCGCCTATCGCATTGGCACGCCAGGCGCTTGGGACACTGGCCAAGACCGAGCGCGCGGACGCCGGCCGCCGGGTCAACGAGGCCCGGACCGCCGCGCAGAGCGCCTTCGACGCCCGGATCGAGGTGCTCCGCGCCGAACGGGACGCCGCGGCGCTGGTCGCCGAACGCATCGACGTGACGCTGCCCTCGACGCGCGGACCGATCGGTGCCAGGCACCCCATCACGATCCTGACCGACCACGTGGCCGACGTCTTCATCGCGATGGGTTGGGAGCTGGCTGAGGGACCCGAGGTCGAATCCGAACAGTTCAACTTCGACGCGCTGAACTTCCCTCCCGACCATCCGGCGCGCAGCGAGCAGGACACGTTCCAGGTGGCACCCGAGGGATCGCGGCAGGTCCTGCGCACCCACACCTCGCCGGTGCAGATCCGGGCGCTGCTCGAACGCGAGTTGCCCGTGTACATCGTGTCGATCGGCCGCACCTTCCGGACCGACGAGCTCGACGCCACCCATACGCCGGTGTTCCACCAGGTCGAGGGTCTGGCCGTGGACCGCGGACTGACGATGGCCAACCTTCGCGGCACGCTCGACGCCTTCGCCCGCGCCGAGTTCGGTCCTCAGGGCCGAACCCGGTTGCGCCCGCACTTCTTCCCGTTCACCGAACCGTCGGCCGAGGTCGACATCTGGTTCGAGAACAAGAAGGGCGGCCCCGGCTGGGTGGAATGGGGTGGCTGCGGCATGGTCAACCCGAACGTCCTGCGCGCGTGCGGCATCGACCCCGAGGAATACTCCGGCTTCGCCTTCGGTATGGGGTTGGAGCGAACTCTGCAGTTCCGCAACGGCATTCCAGACATGCGGGACATGGTCGAGGGTGACGTCCGGTTCTCGCTCCCGTTCGGAGTCGGAGCCTGA